The sequence below is a genomic window from Ipomoea triloba cultivar NCNSP0323 chromosome 2, ASM357664v1.
CGGCCATCTTTCGGAGAATGGACGGGAATACCGGAAAAGACAGGCCGGCCGGTTTCACTTCACGCCGCTGTGGCGCTGTTCTTACTTTTTGCTTGTTAGTCCCgtgattattataatttttcatatttgatcTAAACTTAACCATACGAGTTCATTACAAGGTGAATCAATAATTCTAcctataaattatttttaaaaaaattttaaatgttgtgaataaatatatgtggacATTATTAACCAAGCACCTTgtacatgtagtgactctctcaagtcatgagatcgagaatacaatataatgtaatagagtcagtagcactcaaaaaCAATTTATGTGAACATTATTAAAGGTCTTAAGGTATTACATCTTCAATTTATGTTTATCTTTGTATAATCTTACTTcaatgtattttaattatatttttatttattatcaaatgGACTTtagttaatgaaattatttgaaagttttacattattattcttttatttgtttttattattaaagacgctcatatataacataataaaatatatcaataaaaaaaactaaattttcataaagaacaaaatatatacaGTGTCGCtgtatattataatgtattttaccCAATAAATAATATAGGTGAATTACCTCCTTATTCCTGCTGTCCCCCACAACTGTTCTACTGTTCTAGTGTGCATAATTGTTCacgaaatgttttttttttttttttaaataacatacaGTAATACTAAAAAGAATTGTGCGCACTTTTTTAGGAGCGATTTGATTGGTGGACAATTGgatattgaataaaataaatttattggcATTATTTCATTTAACTCATTTGTAAGTTAATAAGTATAAACTCTATTTacaagtaatatttttacacgAAATGTTAGTATTATTAGATAACTAACGAACTCTTGATCCAAAGTAAAGAGAGGATTTCAAGTTTGAGTTTATATTCTcgaataaaaattcaaatgcaAGGTGATTTAGtctttcattttattattttttatattaggTTTCATAATTATAGCTTACAATGGGCTAATCATAAAATATCGAAACTCATGCTTAAGAGTTGTTGGATAAGGTATATCCCGTGAGTCTCCTAATTCTCACTGATTACATGTACACTATGCACACAATAGGAGTCATTGTCACATCTAATCAAAAGATAAATATTCACAATGACCCtttatatttttagtaaaattCGAACCATATATTATGATTAGGGACTTTATGATTATTGGTTGAATTAACTGAGGTAGTTTCAATTTACGATTTAGTTTGTTTGTATGTATGGTATGCTCATTGCACCATGTTGTCCATGCGAAAAGATataaataaagtttttaatttttgtattccAAAGCATAGTTTAGTGATACAATTTGTGGTTGGATTCTCATAAGGTTaaaattcaactttttaaaaaataaaaagttactccgtattattgtTGTAAAGGCAGGCGTGTCAGGTAATTTTGGCATTCTAATTTGGGTCCCCCGTGGCCCCGACACTCCATCTTTTTCTTGATCGAGTGTAGCAGTCACTGGTTACACAGGGTGAGAACGAAaacgaaagaaaaaaaaatctttacaaCTTCACACTTAAGTCGCTCCATTTTCGTCTTTAGGTCTAACTCAATCCAGCGACCATGTTCTATGTCGGAAAATACATAGGGATATACTGAAAAAAACAGTAAAAAGTCGGAAATCCTATCTTTACACTGTTGTTTGCTGGATTCCCACCGTGCTCCGACAATGAAGGCCAAAGATTCAGTTTCAGCGGCGACCCCTCAGCTCATTTCCTTTGATCAGAACAGGTACTATATCAATATCCATTATTTTCCCTCTCTTGGATCCTTGATTCCTGAGCGTCTAGATTTTACACTAGAGAACTGAATGCTAAGAAAAAAGATAgatttttctttcctttcttaCATTTTAGTTAATGATTTTGCTTTAAAGTTTCtttcttgtttaaatttttcattaatCTTTCCAAATATGtattggttcaacttgtggtggacTGGCTGTGAGTGAATGTAGAATGCAGTGGGGTACTGGGGTTTTACTGAGTTGCACTTGCACCGACACTGCTTTTCTTGGGTTTTCTGCTTGAAAAGACGAATCTTTGGACAAAAGTTttcattttgattatttattctCTCGCTTTACTGATAAAGGTTAATGTGTACAGAGATGCTTACGGGTTTGCAGTAAGGCCTCAGCATGTGGAGAGATATCGTGAATATGCTAATATCTACAAGGTTTTAAGCTCTTATTCCTATTTCTCCATTTTAAGAGTATAAAAAGATGAACAGATTAAATCATGAaagtaaatgtttttttttaaaaatggaacATTGAAGTACTACTCTGGTAAAAAAAACTGTGTTTATCTCCTCATTGCTGGTTTGATAATGCTCTTAGGAAGAGGAGGTGGAGAGGTCTGATAGGTGGAAAGACTTTCTGGAACGGCAAGCAGAATCCACTCAATTTCCCATAAATGGATCATCTGCAGTTAACAATTTCAACCGGGAACTGGATTCCAGTTCTCAGAATGGAGCTGAAGTATGTGATGGTCTTGCTGAAAATGATACAGAGATTAAAGAGTTGCCAACATCAGCCAATGATAAAATTCATCAAGTCCAGATATGGTCTGATATAAGGCCATCACTTCGAGCCATCGAAGATATGATGAGCACGCGTGTCAAAAACAGGGTTGGTGCAGTGAAAAGAGAGCAAGATTCTAGTACTCCTACTGAAGAAGCTAAACGCACAAAAGGAGAGGACTCAGAGGATGAGTATTATGATTTGGAGAGATCAGATTCCTTACACGATGTGCCTTTGAATGAGAGTCCTGCCCAGGATGTTTCATCTCCAAAGTCTTTACCTCCTTGGAAAGAAGAATTGGAGTGTCTTGTTCAAGGCGGGGTGCCAATGGCTCTCAGAGGAGAGGTAGATATATTTCTCCTTTACCTTCTTTATCATACATATGCTTCATTGATCTAGTCTTTGAAATATCAATTACAGCTTTGGCAAGCTTTCGTTGGTGTCAGAGCACGTCGAGTGGAAAATTATTATCAAGATTTGCTTTCAAGAGAAACTAAATCTGGCAATAATTCTGATCATAGAAGCATGGAATTAGAGGAGACAGACAGTACAAAGGAGTTAAGTGCAGATGAATGTGCAGTCGAGAAGTGGAAAGCACAGATTGATAAGGTCAGTATAATTGCATCATATATTCAATACATTCTATTGTCTATCTTGCTGCTGCATTAATGCTATTCTGATCCTCACAATCAGGATTTGCCCCGAACATTTCCTGGCCATCCTGCTCTCGACAAGAATGGAAGAAATGCCTTGAGGCGTTTACTGATTGCATATGCTCGGCACAACCCTTCTGTTGGCTACTGTCAGGTACATCAACAAAAAGGTTATCTGCCTTCCTTCTCCCTTTTGCTTGTTAGTTACTGATGAAGGCAGCTATAGAGGTGAATAGATTATCTAAGGAAGGAAGCTAAGAGTAAATGCCTAACCTCAACCGAATATATTTAGTATGCATGGTGTTCAATCTCATCCTCCAtgatgtacaaaaataataatcataataaaaataatatgacaTTCAAAAATTGAATTACTGTTTCATACTCTATGTATGGTGTTAGTGGTCctacattattttcttttcatactCTATGAAATTATAAACCTCTCTTGCACACTTGATTATAAATTTTGGaagtaagataatatatttagaTGTGATACACCTGCAAAAGAGTCCTGGAGTGTTTCATAAAGAGAAGAGTCATAGTTGAGAAGGTACTTATTTGTAATGCCCCATTTTAGACTCCTACTtttgtcttggagatttataTTCAAAGTGAAGGGTCTTGGTCTAAGTGTAGTTATGATATCCAAACTtcacttcattttaatttttatctacTTATCCTGCTTTCCTCAATGCAGGCCATGAACTTCTTTGCTGGTCTACTTTTGCTCCTAATGCCCGAGGAAAATGCATTTTGGTGAGTTTCAGATTTGATTGCCATCTTATCTTTAATTTGAATAGTtgcaaaaaaagaaattactccttacataatagtataataccatgaaaaaataaatttctgtAGACTCTGCATTATATTTCTTCTTTAGGTGGAAAACCACATGAAGTACTTCATGTGTAACTATGCAAACTAGAGGCCACCCAAACTCTAACCTTGTTAAGAGTGAGGATTACTTTCGTCCTGCAaaggacaattttttttttcccccccaTTTCATGGAATACCATTTTTATCAGTATAACAATACTTTATATAGCAAAAAGCACTATCTTAGGCTAAGCTCAGTTTGTTTTAATGTGGTCTAAACGTAAATTGAACTTTCAGGACTTTGATTGGCATTCTAGATGACTGTTTTGATGGCTATTACTCAGAAGAGATGATAGAGTCTCAGGTAAAATTCAAGTTTTGGTTTATGCATGCAAATTAGTTACTAGTTACTATGCAACCCTTTAGTCCTTTACGTTCCCCTTTCATATTTAATTGAAGTGGgtgacaaaaaatataaatagacAGCAAATGTTTTACGTTTTTCCTTTTTGCTTGGTCAGGTTGACCAACGTGTTCTTGAGGAATTGGTGCGTGAGAAATTTCCAAAGTTAGGTTCGTCTTTTGTTGTCCCTTGTTTCTACAACCCGTCCAAGTGCCCAGACTTCTATCTATTTTTATTGCTAATCATATTTCCTGGTTTCTTGGATCTTTACTCTGTTGCAGTTAATCATCTAGATTACCTGGGAGTGCAAGTACAATGGATCACTGGACCATGGTTCCTCTCCGTATTTATGAACGTACTTCCTTGGGAAAGTGGTCATGATCTTTATCTTGTCATGCTATATGtctacatatacatgtataatataatgatgGTTGAGAATGCATCAAAGTTCTGCACATCTTTAAGATGCTCGTATATTAATTTTCAGTTCTCTGATTCTTTTCATTTGCTGTTGGCTTATCTTACTCATAAGTCATAATTGGCTATATCTGATTAGTTCTTAATGGCTTGTAGTTCTTAGAGTATGGGATGTGCTTTTGTTTGAAGGGAATCGAGTAATGCTATTTCGAACTGCACTGGCTTTAATGGATTTATATGGTAATATTTCCTCGTCCCTTACTTCACTTTCCTTTTTGGGTTGCTCTGAAGCGAGAActtatatttgttgaatcttgTAAAGGACCTGCCTTGGTGACGACAAAGGATGCAGGAGATGCAGTAACTCTGCTACAGTCTCTTGCTGGCTCCACTTTTGATAGCAGTCAACTTGTTTTGACGGCCTGCATGGGCTATCAAAATGTCAAGGAAGCCAGATTGCAAGAACTAAGAAATAAATATCGGTCAACCGTTAAGGCTGCATTGGAAGAGAGATCTAAATGCATAAAAGGCTGGAGGGATTCTCAGGATCTAGTACCAGCTAATGTGGATGAAGCATACGTGAGCATGAATGGGAACACAAAAAATTCTGGAACTGATCTTGAAGAGCAGGTAAAGTGGCTAAAGGTTGAGTTAAGCAAGTTGCTCGAGGAAAAAAAATCTGCTGAACTCAGGTAAAGTTGTCATATACTCTATTTTGATTATGAATTCTGGCTTAAATATAAAATGCTTTAGAGAATGGAGAACTACttcaaataaaccaaaacaaCAATTTAAGCGAAATTATCAACCGTGATGCTCAAATCTGTCTTTTCTGAGTACAGAGGTGAGGAATTGGAAACAGCATTAATGGAGATGGTAAAGCAGGATAACCGGCGACAATTGAGTGCAAGGgtaagtcctttttttttaaacataaatcTTTGACTTCTTACTGATTAAATGAAACATGATTACTGTCTTCTATGGCTTCAGGCCGAGCAATTAGAGCATGATGTTGCAGAGCTCAAGCAGGCTCTTGCTCATAAGCAAGAAGAAGAGAATGCCATGCTTCAGGTGAAAATTCTTTTACTTCCATTAAATGCAACATAGCTGGGGATTTTCTTCCTTCCGTTATTTGACCTTTTAATTTGATGGTTTCCACGCTAATTTTCTTAGGTATTGATGAGGGTAGAACAAGAACAGAAGGAGACAGAAGATGCTCGGAGATTTGCTGAACAAGATGCAGCTGCTCAAAGATACGCTGTTCAAGTGCTTCAGGTTTTATTTCCTCTTTAAAATGTCATAAACCATTTTCTTTGATTCGCCAAGGCATTTGTAGGACCGTATAGCAGTTGGCTTTCTATCTACTGCGTAATttgcaaatatatttattaacgcTAAAGTTAGTAAGATGATTATAATTTAGCACCAAAAGTTAGTAACACTATCTATGTGTATGTTTTCCTCGGTCTTTGTAATGTTTTTCCTAATTATTGAAAGTTTTCGACTAAAACCATCAAACTATTAACTAGCTTCTTCTGGTGTGCAAGTTAAATATCATACTAGGAAATGATCTATGTACTGCATTGTTTACGAACCAGTGCAACAACTTTGTAGGATAAGTATGAAGAAGCCATGGCTTCACTAGCTGAGATGGAAAAACGAGCGGTCATGGCAGAATCAATATTAGAGGCGACTTTGCAGTACCAAACTGGACAAAGCAGAGCACAATCCTCCCCACAACCCTCCCCACGGTATGCTCTTAATCGGAGTTGGAGTTCAATACTAATATTTGCTCTGAATCTCACCATGATCTTGAGCACAGCACATGATCTGATTTGCCTACTCCTTCACATGaaaataagtttattttattttattttattttattttattttttttatttttaatactgcACTCTATTATCTGCTGGCTGCCATATTTAGAGGAATAAAATTTAACGTAATTCCAATTCTTTGGAATGTACCTTGATAGAACCCCAAAGCTCGGTTCTCCTGATGCACAAACTAATCAAGACACCTCGCAAGAATTTCAGCCTAGAAGAGTGAGTTTGCTATCTAGACCATTTGGACTCGGATGGCGTGACAGGAACAAGGTCAGTTATTAAGAATGTTCTGCTTCAATGGATCAATACGATGTTTGTTACAGTATATGCATCAGTG
It includes:
- the LOC116011373 gene encoding rab GTPase-activating protein 1-like, translated to MKAKDSVSAATPQLISFDQNRDAYGFAVRPQHVERYREYANIYKEEEVERSDRWKDFLERQAESTQFPINGSSAVNNFNRELDSSSQNGAEVCDGLAENDTEIKELPTSANDKIHQVQIWSDIRPSLRAIEDMMSTRVKNRVGAVKREQDSSTPTEEAKRTKGEDSEDEYYDLERSDSLHDVPLNESPAQDVSSPKSLPPWKEELECLVQGGVPMALRGELWQAFVGVRARRVENYYQDLLSRETKSGNNSDHRSMELEETDSTKELSADECAVEKWKAQIDKDLPRTFPGHPALDKNGRNALRRLLIAYARHNPSVGYCQAMNFFAGLLLLLMPEENAFWTLIGILDDCFDGYYSEEMIESQVDQRVLEELVREKFPKLVNHLDYLGVQVQWITGPWFLSVFMNVLPWESVLRVWDVLLFEGNRVMLFRTALALMDLYGPALVTTKDAGDAVTLLQSLAGSTFDSSQLVLTACMGYQNVKEARLQELRNKYRSTVKAALEERSKCIKGWRDSQDLVPANVDEAYVSMNGNTKNSGTDLEEQVKWLKVELSKLLEEKKSAELRGEELETALMEMVKQDNRRQLSARAEQLEHDVAELKQALAHKQEEENAMLQVLMRVEQEQKETEDARRFAEQDAAAQRYAVQVLQDKYEEAMASLAEMEKRAVMAESILEATLQYQTGQSRAQSSPQPSPRTPKLGSPDAQTNQDTSQEFQPRRVSLLSRPFGLGWRDRNKGSLGSADVKSDDKQERQDQSPRTEEEEIAQASSVQEKV